One Deinococcus reticulitermitis DNA segment encodes these proteins:
- a CDS encoding V-type ATP synthase subunit F: MTRGQDLTRQRVAVLSDTETATGYRLAGATVIEASAENALQRLEQAIVDGGYGLIAVDTGLIADPAAATARIMRGRDLPILLPIPSLRDAFASDTVDAKAYMGKLVRETIGFDIKL, from the coding sequence ATGACCCGTGGCCAGGACCTCACCCGGCAGCGCGTCGCGGTGCTCAGCGACACCGAGACCGCGACCGGTTACCGGCTCGCCGGAGCCACCGTGATCGAGGCGAGCGCCGAGAATGCGTTGCAGCGGCTCGAGCAGGCCATCGTGGACGGCGGTTACGGACTGATCGCCGTGGACACGGGGCTGATTGCGGATCCGGCGGCAGCCACCGCGCGCATCATGCGCGGGCGCGACCTGCCGATCCTGCTGCCGATCCCCAGCCTGCGTGACGCGTTTGCGAGCGACACCGTGGACGCCAAGGCGTACATGGGCAAGCTCGTGCGCGAGACCATCGGCTTCGACATCAAGCTGTGA
- a CDS encoding V-type ATP synthase subunit A, with protein sequence MTQQKQGVVQSIAGPAVIAKGMYGAKMYDIVRIGQERLVGEIIRLDGDTAFVQVYEDTSGLTVGEPVETTGLPLSVELGPGMLNGIYDGIQRPLGKIREASGDFIARGIEVSSLDREAKWHFTPTVQAGDSVIGSGILGTVPEFSFTHKILVPPEAQGRLRMVAPEGDYTIDDTIAELEDGTKLRLAHFWPVRAPRPVAKKLDPSLPFLTGMRILDVLFPLVMGGAAAIPGPFGSGKTVTQQSVAKYGNADIVVYVGCGERGNEMTDVLVEFPELEDPKTGGPLMHRTILIANTSNMPVAAREASVYTGITLAEYFRDQGYSVSLMADSTSRWAEALREISSRLEEMPAEEGYPPYLGAKLAAFYERSGTVTTLAGENGAVSVIGAVSPAGGDMSEPVTQATLRITGAFWRLDAGLARRRHFPAINWNGSYSLFTPILDKWYRENIGQDFPELRQRISKILQEEASLQEVVQLVGPDALQDNERLIIETGRMLRQDFLQQNGFDPVDASASMPKNYGLMKMFLKFYDEADVALRNGATIDEIIQNPVIEKLARARYTPESEFIAYGEGVMDELDRTFKGVRA encoded by the coding sequence ATGACGCAACAGAAGCAAGGCGTCGTGCAGAGCATCGCCGGCCCGGCAGTGATTGCCAAGGGCATGTACGGCGCGAAAATGTACGACATCGTGCGCATCGGCCAGGAGCGCCTCGTGGGCGAGATCATTCGCCTCGACGGCGACACGGCCTTTGTGCAGGTGTATGAAGATACCTCGGGCCTCACCGTCGGTGAGCCGGTCGAGACCACCGGCCTGCCCCTTTCGGTCGAGCTCGGGCCGGGGATGCTCAACGGCATCTACGACGGCATTCAGCGCCCGCTCGGCAAGATTCGCGAGGCGTCGGGCGACTTCATCGCGCGCGGCATCGAGGTCTCGAGCCTCGACCGCGAAGCGAAGTGGCACTTCACCCCGACCGTGCAGGCCGGCGACTCGGTGATCGGCAGCGGCATCCTCGGTACGGTGCCCGAGTTCTCGTTTACCCACAAGATCCTCGTGCCGCCGGAAGCGCAGGGCCGGCTGCGGATGGTGGCGCCTGAGGGCGACTACACCATCGACGACACCATCGCCGAACTCGAGGACGGCACGAAGCTCCGGCTCGCGCACTTCTGGCCGGTGCGCGCGCCGCGTCCGGTCGCCAAGAAGCTCGACCCCAGCCTGCCGTTCCTCACGGGCATGCGTATTCTCGACGTGCTGTTCCCGCTGGTGATGGGCGGCGCGGCGGCGATTCCCGGGCCCTTCGGTTCGGGCAAGACCGTGACGCAGCAGTCGGTCGCCAAGTACGGCAACGCCGACATCGTGGTGTACGTGGGCTGCGGCGAGCGCGGCAACGAGATGACCGACGTGCTCGTCGAGTTCCCGGAACTGGAAGATCCCAAGACCGGCGGGCCGCTGATGCACCGCACCATCCTGATTGCGAACACCTCGAACATGCCCGTGGCCGCGCGTGAAGCGTCGGTCTACACCGGCATCACCCTCGCCGAGTACTTCCGCGACCAGGGCTACTCGGTGTCGCTGATGGCCGACTCGACGAGCCGCTGGGCCGAGGCGCTGCGCGAAATCTCCTCTCGACTCGAAGAAATGCCCGCTGAAGAAGGCTACCCGCCCTACCTCGGCGCCAAGCTCGCCGCGTTCTACGAGCGCAGCGGCACCGTGACCACCCTCGCAGGTGAAAACGGCGCGGTCTCCGTGATCGGGGCCGTGAGCCCGGCGGGCGGCGACATGTCCGAGCCCGTCACCCAGGCGACGCTGCGGATCACCGGCGCGTTCTGGCGCCTTGACGCGGGCCTCGCCCGGCGCCGCCACTTCCCGGCGATCAACTGGAACGGCAGCTACAGCCTGTTCACGCCGATCCTCGACAAGTGGTACCGCGAGAACATCGGCCAGGACTTCCCGGAACTCCGGCAGCGCATCTCCAAGATCCTCCAGGAAGAAGCGTCCCTCCAGGAAGTCGTGCAGCTCGTCGGTCCCGACGCCCTCCAGGACAACGAGCGCCTAATCATCGAGACGGGCCGCATGCTGCGTCAGGACTTCCTCCAGCAAAACGGCTTCGACCCGGTGGACGCCTCGGCTTCGATGCCCAAGAACTACGGGCTGATGAAGATGTTCCTGAAGTTCTACGACGAGGCCGACGTGGCGCTCAGGAACGGCGCCACCATCGACGAGATCATCCAGAACCCCGTGATCGAGAAGCTCGCCCGCGCCCGCTACACGCCGGAAAGCGAGTTCATCGCCTACGGTGAGGGCGTGATGGACGAACTCGACCGGACCTTTAAGGGAGTGAGAGCGTGA